Genomic segment of Harmonia axyridis chromosome 6, icHarAxyr1.1, whole genome shotgun sequence:
ATTTTAGCTTTATATACTGGCCTTTCAGCTGGCCTCTTTCGACAAGCTACTTATACTACCACAAGATTAGGTATTTATTCAAtgacatttgaatatttcacaaaagGAACAGAGACTCCAGGATTTTTCATGAAAGCAGGACTCGGAATGTTCGCTGGAATATGTGGAGCATTTGTAGGTACGATAAAAATACAAATGTTATCAATAACTACATTTGGTAATGCCTTACCTCGAAAGTGAATGAATTATAGCATTGAATTGTTTCAAATCTCTCGTATGATCAAGCTATGCATCAATTGATAAAACAATAGTGTTCCCATTACCAAAAAAAATCCTCTTATCcaaatggaaattatttcataaaaaattctgcAGGTACTCCTGCTGAGGTAGCATTAATCAGGATGACACTAGATGGTAGGTTGCCATTAGCAGAAAGAAGGAATTATAAACATATTGGCGATGCACTTGTTAGAATCACGAGAGAGGAAGGTGTGTTAACTTTATGGAGAGGTGCAATTCCTACAATGGGTCGGGCTATGGCTGTCAATACTGCCCAGTTAGCTAGTTATTCTCAGGCTAAAGAAGTACTTATTGAATCTGGTTACTTTACCCAAGGTATACTTCTACATTTCTGTGCTTCCATGTTTTCGGGACTCGTAACTACTGCTGCTTCAATGCCATTGGATATGGCGAAAACACGGTGAGTTAAATTACCATTTTGAACATTGTTAGAGAGAAACAACTGCTCAATTCCTGTAATATCCAAGCACTTTGATTCTCATTTGATTGAAATTGATCTTCTTTGTTATTTAATATACTTacaataatttttgtttgagtaaGAGGCAGTGGACTGTATTTTGGGGGGTTTGAACATAATTAACAGGTGTTTGAacttgagacaccctgtatatatgtacGAATAGAAAATCATGAGAACTGTACAAGTCTAACATCAAAATGATTCATTCCTTTGTTGGAAACCAAATATGAGTGTTTGTagcaatgaaaattattaaataattatattaaataAAAGTCGTTGATTATGAGGGTTACTTTTTCTCAGGAtccaaaacatgaaaacaaTTGATGGCAAACCAGAGTACAAAGGCACTGTTGATGTCTTGGGAAAGGTTATGAAGCAAGAGGGCATTTTTGCTCTTTGGAAAGGATTCACCCCATACTATGCTAGATTGGGCCCCCACACTGTTCTTACCTTCATTTTCTTGGAGCAGTTGAATTCATTTTACTATCGGTATGTTTTGGGGCAGGATGCTCCTGTATCTATGTAATTTTGGTTTTCATTAGATTGTTTATTAGAATTTCGAAATGAACAAAGCCAACTCatgatctattattattattattggtaatTGGGTTCATatgagaaaaatatatgaattctaGATATAGAagccaacatttttttttataattttttatgaatttgcagattatcaaaaaatatatcatgaatattTCTGAGAAATCAAATAGAATGTTCAATTTTAActccaaataaatattttttcaatttatataaaGATAAAGGTTATTATAAAAGTAAACACAAAATAATATGTAAAAAtgatgataaataattattttatatggAGAAAAGTAACTAGATTACATTCTAATAACAAGGAATCCATTTTGTACCTTGTttctatgaaataataatttttcaatatgatttgttGAATGTTCTTTGGTAATTGCACTTTTATATTGTTACTTTCCTTTACCTGATTTTTAAAAGTATTTCACTGACCATATGGATtgttaaggatttttatttcgataGGAGAAATCGACAAAGATGGATTGAATGTTTTATTATAACATTGTTGATTTATAAAAATGATCGTTTTTAGGAAGTATATGCAACCGTGAACACAAAAAAGATGagataaaatacaaaatgaGTAGAAGATATGCTCGAgttgaatatttataaaattcttactatatattatataatattatttttttgatgatctgtattttatatatttattattttgttgatgttATTAATAAACGGTTACTAAGTAACACTTTTCTATTTTTCTGATGGAAATAATGTCTGACGAAAAAACTCCAACaattaattcatataaaaataacaGAAGTATTTTCAGCAAGCGTCTTTAAAATTGGACACATTCAAACTACTGAAATAATCATCATGTAGAAACCTAACTATATCTTCAATTCTACACAAAACTACTTTGTTTTCCAATGCTAAAACATTTTTACAAAACATTATTTGTCTGGTCACATCCTTGCCGTTGGACAATACCCTAAAATATACTCCAGTTGCTTCATTATTTGGTGTATCTCTATTTTCTTGATAAACTTCAAAAACTATTCTTGCCGCAAACCTTAAAAGTAATGGGTCATTCTGAATACCCATCGTGGTTGTCAGTTGTTCAATTGTGTGGTCGTGTCCAGAGTACAGAACAAAGAATGGTCCACTGCTGGATACCTAAGAAaatcaattgaataaaaatgattgCATAGGAAACACTTGAGTTTGAATTGGATATATTGATACAGAATGCTAGACAACATGAACTTAAAATAAAATAGGTTAGTCAAATATTGATATGATATTATAGCGATAtagaaaaacatgaattttttatgggaCAATCTAGGGCCCCAAAATTGAATATCCATACCGAATTCCAATAACGCAATCGGATAAGAATTATAGTTCTTACTTAAAATGGTTGTTACAAATAAAAGTTGTTAACTTCTTTGAATAGATATTAACTTACTATATGGAGCATCTGCTGGACGATATGCCTAATAAGTCCATAAGATCTGAGAAGGCACAATCTTCGCCAATATGGATCTTTCCATTTTTGATGGTTCAACCAATCAGTATAAGCGAATATACCGGCAACATTTTGCCTTCTGGAAAAGGTAGGTATATAGATTACGAAAAATTAGAGAGGCAATTGCACTCAATGAAGcatatttgatatattaatAATAGAATACTCCACTAAAATTCTTAGATGAAGTCAATTAGAACCTTGGGGGACTCCAACAGGAAGAATGAAGAGTACCATGCAAATACGTACTTGATACAATTGAATGGTGTTTCACAAGGTAGACTGCTACCATGGCATATGTAGGTGAGTAAAGCATCTCTGACTGACTGTGGATCAGAACCCAATCTACCTTGCTCAGCTCCTGGGGAAAACAAAGATCTTCCTGTGGATTCAGAAAGAATGGCTACTGCTGGATGCGATTTCAATTGGTGATTCAACCATTTCATAACAACTCTGAAAAATACTGTAGACACTTGACTTATTCAAGAATTAACAATAGAAGATATAATGGGTCAGCAACTGCAGGTAAGGTAAGGAAAGAGAATATAAGCTTTAAGATATTGTTTTGCATATTTCCTGGACATCACAATATTCTTAAAGGGTAGAGTTTTTAAATCCAAAAAAGGTAATCTTATTCTCTATATGAGAATAACATTTTTGAGAGCTTGTTGCCTGAACAGAGCCCTATATCATTTTGTAAAaacgatttgaaattttcagggtatatAGGTTATTTGGATCTCGAATGCCATTTTAATAAGTTCATCCATGGGCAAAAtcgttattttgtttttcatttcgaatattttaattatgacACATCTGATTGGGACGAGATTTTgcttgtatatatgtatatataaaataataatttcaagattaGTGCAAAACTTAGTTTTGAGGCcgaaattcaagcagaaaatcTAAAGAAAACTACCCAATATTTCTATATAACATCAGATCTGACTAGGTTCAAATTTATTCCTCGAAAGTACATGCCGATTTTGAAGAGGATCGTCTCCAAAGAGTGCCTGaatgaacgctcaaaagctcctttcCCCAAGCCTTTTCAACTACTTTAATTAAAAGATATTCAAGACTAAATGAATCGttcattataatttccaaaattgatatgaatgcAAATCCTAAAGGAAGACCACAACATTAAATGTTTTCCGTTGCATAATTATCCTTTTATCGTCCTTATCTGAAGTTTTGTTTGATTTCGGAAATAAAAGTATAGTATCGCGCTGCCTCTGTTGATTATCTCCAattcaaataaacaattataaattccgaaaataaatcattttataatattttcgaCTGTTCAAAAACTGCGCAGTTAAAATGAGTTATTATTTTCGAAGATAGAGGGAATATTCTTTAAAAAGCGAAATCATATTTTCCTTCGATTCTACCCTAGATAGGGACAATCTTTGTGATGACTTTTGGGATAAAAAATTCTCCGTATTCAAAATATACACTCACAACATATAAGATCATtacgaacaattttggtttcatCTGTCTGTTGGTATTTGGTATACAGGGATGATTTATTATTAAATGGGCGGAAACATAAGGGCAGATAGAGGACACTGAGACTAGTTAGAATAACCTATAATTGAAGGGTAGAGCTATGAGCTATATAATCAAGATTCAAGATGCAGGGTGTTTTATTGACTTTGAAGTAATTCGGTAATGGTTCGGCCAAAACGAATTTCATCTTTTCCGTATATACGGCAGTGGCGGATCCATATAGTACAGtttagggggggggggggttagtATGTAatggatataattttttttaaaaatggtTGCATTTTAGCTCTAATGCGTATTTGCAACTCCAATATGTTTTACAggttattttgatgaaatttgatatgggTCATGAACATTGGCGTAAATGGGGGGTTACCCCcacttcgaaaaaaacaatacCTTTCAATTTGGTCATGGATAATTCCTTTGGGTAGTAGGTAGACATATCGTCAGCTTAATGTAAATAGGCTTTACTCACTTTGTCAGTTTTTCTGTTGCAGGACAACCACAGTCcttaaaacaaaaattcatgCTCTGACTTTCTGAAATAGGAATTTTGGTCAAGGTTTCATGCGGTAAAAAGTTCTTCAAAAAGGCTAGAGCCGACTGGAAGGTCCTTCTGTATCTGGTGCTGTAAACCATGATATCGTTATGGCTGAGATTCTTCAGTTTAGGCCACACGTCCAAATAGCTCTTTCTGATAATTCCTCCCAGGTTGAGGTGTTGGTGAACCCCTTGCATTGTTAACTGGCCCAGTTGACACTGGGAAGGATGGATAGGTAGAAGAGGGAAACCATGGAAGGAACCTGGTGTGCTCCAAGATATCTTCTCGAACGAGGTAAGATTCTgcagatatttctgaaaagacGAAGGGAGGAAATGTACAGTCTCAACTTTCAATAAAATGGAAACATTTTGGATGGAGAATACTGGGTACGAAATAAGAAGATCAATTACTTAGATAAATGGGGCTCCTTAGTGTTCTAAAAAAAATCACCgccagtatattattattattatttgaattggagtcgttgtggctcggtaaggcttccgggaactgcgaccatgtagatattTTGTTCTCttcctactcattcatagaaacgccaggaggtcgtcaatgacgttgataaaactgacaacctctttaggagccttggccgttacctttcgggtatccaggaccggcttccccatatgaatggttcttaggccagccagctctggacacttgcataccatgtgttcagctgtctCTGATCCATAGAGCccgcaaatctcatctgctgactttcccatgccCCGTCAGTAGCCCCACCATCACCAGAAGCTCGGCTCGTGGAGCTTCAAAAACTTTctgcgtaggtaggtgaaatcatcacgaatttcttgccctgagtaagtccaggagtgtttgtccatggggttatcctgttattcaactcccattgctggaccgctggcctttcctagcccacagaaaggctcaggtctaGCAGGTGTTAactttgatgcactttttgcaagttcatcggctttttcgtttccttcaacaccacagtgcccagGTACCCATAGTaaagtcactttattgcctctggccagttgccttatggtgttacggcactcccaggtcggcagagacccctggcagtacgattccagggatcaggctgtccgtggtgatgtagacatgagcccccttgaggttcatttaaagacactcctgagcgcatatgtgaacagccagtatctcggtctctaaaatagagggctcacttcccagagctttagagatcctcagtttaggtccatataccccaatgccagtacctctctctgattttgatatatcggtgaaccatatggatgactttttgtccaaacgatttacgaaacttattgcactagga
This window contains:
- the LOC123682847 gene encoding 2-phosphoxylose phosphatase 1, translating into MKHKRLEILENVKHNMSLDLFRMPFPNKALHCYVLMSIWILLLVAGIYKFLETKQSSPEPILANELFHNLAIDVKTKRIFKICNFPDDITAGDEGIIRSNKWTLKGLIILLRHGDRGPLQYVRNISAVNCGGSPSENLNSYKKYLQNLTSFEKISWSTPGSFHGFPLLPIHPSQCQLGQLTMQGVHQHLNLGGIIRKSYLDVWPKLKNLSHNDIMVYSTRYRRTFQSALAFLKNFLPHETLTKIPISESQSMNFCFKDCGCPATEKLTKVVMKWLNHQLKSHPAVAILSESTGRSLFSPGAEQGRLGSDPQSVRDALLTYICHGSSLPCETPFNCIKRQNVAGIFAYTDWLNHQKWKDPYWRRLCLLRSYGLIRHIVQQMLHIVSSSGPFFVLYSGHDHTIEQLTTTMGIQNDPLLLRFAARIVFEVYQENRDTPNNEATGVYFRVLSNGKDVTRQIMFCKNVLALENKVVLCRIEDIVRFLHDDYFSSLNVSNFKDAC
- the LOC123682850 gene encoding mitochondrial 2-oxoglutarate/malate carrier protein-like; its protein translation is MSSETEKKVMPKYIKFLFGGTAGMAATCFVQPLDLVKSRMQMSGLKGGQKEYPTSFHALKSIIKKEGILALYTGLSAGLFRQATYTTTRLGIYSMTFEYFTKGTETPGFFMKAGLGMFAGICGAFVGTPAEVALIRMTLDGRLPLAERRNYKHIGDALVRITREEGVLTLWRGAIPTMGRAMAVNTAQLASYSQAKEVLIESGYFTQGILLHFCASMFSGLVTTAASMPLDMAKTRIQNMKTIDGKPEYKGTVDVLGKVMKQEGIFALWKGFTPYYARLGPHTVLTFIFLEQLNSFYYRYVLGQDAPVSM